From one Halosimplex rubrum genomic stretch:
- a CDS encoding cryptochrome/photolyase family protein: MRVHWHRRDLRTADNRGLAAAAGDLPDVPADGPVVPLFVFDRDVLAHAGPPRVAFMLDALDSLRTWYRERGSDLVVRHGDPREVVPAVAEAFDADAVTWGAEVSGLGRERDAAVRQALDDVDVARRSVEDALLHEPGSIRTNQGEVYSVFTYFWKKWRDREKEAPAPAPEEGDLADLDVGGLDHGDPLPTLDDLGFDEPEADVPPASTDVARDLLDAFCEGDVYDYDDRRDYPADECTSRLSAHLKFGTIGVREVHEAVREAKSAAAGADYDSAEEFESQLAWREFYHHVLWNEPGVVTENFKEYERPIEWNRDPEALRAWKDGETGYPVVDAGMRQLRREAYMHNRVRMIVASFLTKDLLIDWREGYDWFREKLVDHDTANDNGGWQWAASTGTDAQPYFRVFNPMTQGERYDPDAEYIREYVPELSDVPADAIHEWHELDQGRREMLAPEYPAPIVDHGRRREQAIDMFERSRADD; this comes from the coding sequence ATGAGAGTCCACTGGCACCGCCGGGACCTCCGGACGGCGGACAACCGGGGGCTGGCCGCCGCGGCGGGCGATCTGCCGGACGTGCCCGCCGACGGACCGGTCGTCCCGCTGTTCGTCTTCGACCGCGACGTGCTCGCCCACGCCGGGCCGCCCCGCGTCGCGTTCATGCTCGACGCGCTCGACTCGCTGCGGACGTGGTATCGCGAGCGCGGGAGCGACCTGGTGGTCCGTCACGGCGACCCCCGCGAGGTCGTCCCCGCCGTCGCCGAGGCGTTCGACGCCGACGCCGTCACCTGGGGCGCCGAGGTCTCCGGACTGGGCCGCGAGCGCGACGCCGCGGTCCGGCAGGCGCTCGACGACGTCGACGTGGCCCGTCGTTCCGTCGAGGACGCCCTGCTCCACGAGCCCGGCTCGATCCGAACCAACCAGGGGGAGGTGTACTCCGTGTTCACCTACTTCTGGAAGAAGTGGCGCGACCGGGAGAAAGAGGCCCCCGCCCCGGCGCCCGAGGAGGGGGACCTCGCAGACCTCGACGTGGGCGGTCTCGACCACGGCGACCCGCTCCCCACCCTCGACGACCTGGGGTTCGACGAACCCGAGGCCGACGTGCCCCCGGCGAGCACCGACGTCGCTCGCGACCTCCTCGACGCCTTCTGCGAGGGCGACGTGTACGACTACGACGACCGCCGGGACTACCCCGCCGACGAGTGTACGTCCCGGCTCTCGGCCCACCTGAAGTTCGGGACTATCGGCGTCCGCGAGGTCCACGAGGCGGTCCGCGAGGCCAAATCCGCGGCCGCGGGTGCCGACTACGACTCCGCCGAGGAGTTCGAGTCACAGCTCGCCTGGCGGGAGTTCTACCACCACGTCCTCTGGAACGAGCCGGGCGTCGTCACGGAGAACTTCAAAGAGTACGAGCGCCCCATCGAGTGGAACCGCGACCCCGAGGCGCTCCGGGCATGGAAGGACGGCGAGACGGGCTACCCCGTCGTCGACGCGGGGATGCGCCAGTTGCGGCGGGAAGCCTACATGCACAACCGCGTGCGGATGATCGTCGCCTCCTTTCTGACGAAGGATCTCCTGATCGACTGGCGGGAGGGCTACGACTGGTTCCGGGAGAAACTGGTCGACCACGACACCGCCAACGACAACGGCGGCTGGCAGTGGGCCGCCTCGACCGGCACGGACGCCCAGCCCTATTTCCGCGTGTTCAACCCGATGACACAGGGCGAGCGTTACGACCCCGACGCCGAGTACATCCGCGAGTACGTCCCCGAACTGTCGGACGTGCCCGCCGACGCGATCCACGAGTGGCACGAACTGGACCAGGGTCGCCGCGAGATGCTGGCGCCCGAGTATCCCGCGCCGATCGTCGACCACGGCCGCCGACGCGAGCAGGCCATCGACATGTTCGAGCGATCGCGGGCCGACGACTGA
- a CDS encoding enoyl-CoA hydratase/isomerase family protein, producing the protein MEHVTVDVADGVATVTLDHPEMRNALTSGVATDLIDAIEAVPEEARCVVLAGNGPTFCAGGDIDAMVDGLEGERSEPSERSGGERSDPREGETPAHERVERIVEETAGAVRAVATCDLPTVAKIHGPAYGAGGALAIACDLLLASESASISFGFRQVGLNVDSGASHLLPRIVGDNVAKELLYTGELIDADRAKDVGLFNHVYADDEFEGRVAGMVDRIASGPTVALKQSKRLVEQGPTSSLDEAIENEAAAQIVSASTGDHEEGVRAFVASREPEFEGE; encoded by the coding sequence ATGGAACACGTCACGGTCGACGTGGCCGACGGCGTCGCGACAGTCACGCTCGACCACCCGGAGATGCGCAACGCGCTGACCAGCGGCGTCGCCACCGACCTCATCGACGCGATCGAGGCGGTCCCCGAGGAGGCCCGCTGCGTCGTCCTCGCCGGGAACGGCCCCACCTTCTGCGCCGGCGGCGACATCGACGCGATGGTCGACGGGCTGGAGGGCGAGCGAAGCGAGCCCTCCGAACGGTCGGGCGGGGAGCGGAGCGACCCGCGAGAGGGCGAGACGCCCGCCCACGAGCGGGTCGAACGCATCGTCGAGGAGACCGCGGGCGCGGTGCGGGCGGTCGCGACCTGCGACCTCCCGACGGTCGCGAAGATCCACGGGCCCGCCTACGGCGCCGGCGGCGCGCTCGCGATCGCCTGTGACCTCCTGCTGGCCAGCGAGTCGGCGTCGATCAGCTTCGGCTTCCGCCAGGTCGGCCTCAACGTCGATTCGGGCGCGTCGCACCTCCTCCCGCGGATCGTCGGCGACAACGTCGCGAAGGAACTGCTGTACACCGGCGAACTCATCGACGCCGACCGGGCGAAGGATGTGGGGCTGTTCAACCACGTCTACGCCGACGACGAGTTCGAGGGTCGCGTCGCGGGGATGGTCGACCGGATCGCCTCGGGTCCGACGGTCGCGCTGAAACAGTCGAAGCGGCTCGTCGAACAGGGGCCGACGAGTTCGCTCGATGAGGCCATCGAAAACGAGGCCGCCGCCCAGATCGTCTCCGCGTCGACGGGGGACCACGAGGAGGGCGTCCGCGCGTTCGTCGCGAGCCGCGAACCCGAGTTCGAGGGAGAGTGA
- a CDS encoding DMT family transporter — protein MIGRRTVAAFLATSVLFGGTFVAAKAGLAHFPPLLFVALRFDVAAVALFAFVALTRSREQLVPRTRGDLGGIVATGLFAIGLTNALLFVGQQYVTSGVGAIIASLNPILTPVFAAVLLADERLSARGAVGMALGLLGVGLVASPDPAALLSGGVFGEAVLLVSAVCGALGSVLIRRADADLDSTVRVAWGLPLAALVTHALSLGAGESVAAVSWNAEALLALGYVAVFAGALAYIAYFGLIDSVGAIRANLAFYVVPLVATLGGWALLGETISGLAVAGFLVVFAGFAVIGSESFARPGLRDTLPGRLLASESLRSLDDAYATDGGTDAPDDRSATDHPVSDCRIDPDGPGCPADD, from the coding sequence GTGATCGGCCGTCGTACCGTCGCGGCGTTCCTGGCGACCAGCGTCCTCTTCGGCGGGACGTTCGTCGCGGCGAAGGCCGGACTGGCTCACTTCCCCCCGCTGCTGTTCGTCGCGCTCCGGTTCGACGTGGCCGCGGTCGCGCTGTTCGCGTTCGTCGCGCTCACCCGTTCGCGCGAGCAGCTCGTCCCGCGGACGCGGGGCGACCTCGGCGGCATCGTCGCGACCGGGCTGTTCGCCATCGGGCTGACGAACGCCCTGCTGTTCGTCGGCCAGCAGTACGTCACCAGCGGCGTCGGCGCCATCATCGCCAGCCTGAACCCGATCCTGACGCCCGTCTTCGCCGCCGTCCTGCTCGCCGACGAACGCCTCTCGGCGCGCGGCGCGGTCGGCATGGCGTTAGGTCTCCTCGGCGTCGGACTGGTCGCCAGCCCCGACCCCGCGGCGCTGCTCTCGGGCGGCGTCTTCGGCGAGGCGGTACTGCTCGTCAGCGCGGTGTGCGGCGCGCTCGGATCGGTCCTGATCCGCCGGGCCGACGCCGACCTCGACAGCACCGTCCGGGTCGCGTGGGGCCTCCCGCTGGCCGCCCTGGTCACGCACGCCCTGAGTCTCGGAGCCGGCGAGTCGGTCGCCGCGGTGTCGTGGAACGCCGAGGCGCTGCTCGCGCTGGGCTACGTCGCCGTCTTCGCCGGCGCGCTCGCCTACATCGCCTACTTCGGCCTCATCGACTCCGTCGGGGCGATCCGGGCGAACCTCGCGTTCTACGTCGTCCCGCTCGTCGCGACCCTCGGCGGCTGGGCGCTGCTGGGCGAGACGATCTCGGGGCTCGCCGTCGCCGGCTTCCTCGTCGTCTTCGCCGGCTTCGCCGTCATCGGGAGCGAGTCGTTCGCCCGGCCCGGACTCCGGGACACCCTCCCCGGCCGCCTGCTGGCCTCCGAGAGCCTGCGCTCGCTCGACGACGCCTACGCGACCGACGGCGGGACCGACGCGCCCGACGACCGCTCGGCGACCGACCACCCGGTGAGCGACTGCCGGATCGACCCCGATGGCCCGGGCTGTCCCGCCGACGACTGA
- a CDS encoding helix-turn-helix transcriptional regulator, with translation MDAALEDVEFLALSANRVTVLQSLAAGPRSRSALAEETGASQATLGRILADFEERSWARRTDGGYEATATGRLVADAFSDLLDALKLEVDLRDIVAYLPTEELGFDLARLADATITVPTETRPNAPVQRLIDLERDAAEVRAFSHAFNEQTLSLMADRATDGAVRFRGVFSPDVVEALASDGALRRHLLALVDAETAAVRVRSAGVPVAGTLVDGRVHLLVRDDSGVLRASIDTDDAAVREWADDAFDRYWTEATPLDRDDVISPE, from the coding sequence ATGGACGCGGCGCTTGAAGACGTGGAGTTCCTGGCGCTCTCGGCCAATCGAGTGACGGTGTTGCAGTCGCTCGCGGCGGGGCCGCGGAGCCGCTCGGCCCTGGCCGAGGAGACCGGCGCCTCTCAGGCCACGCTGGGGCGTATCCTCGCGGACTTCGAGGAGCGCTCGTGGGCGCGCCGCACCGACGGTGGCTACGAGGCGACGGCGACGGGCCGGCTCGTCGCCGACGCGTTCTCCGACCTCCTGGACGCGCTGAAACTCGAGGTGGACCTCCGGGATATCGTGGCCTATCTGCCCACCGAGGAGCTGGGGTTCGACCTCGCTCGGCTGGCCGACGCCACGATAACCGTCCCGACGGAGACCCGGCCGAACGCGCCGGTCCAGCGGCTGATCGACCTGGAGCGCGACGCCGCGGAGGTCCGGGCCTTCTCCCACGCGTTCAACGAACAGACGCTCTCGCTGATGGCCGACCGGGCGACCGACGGGGCGGTCCGGTTCCGCGGCGTCTTCTCGCCGGACGTCGTCGAGGCGCTGGCGAGCGACGGCGCGCTCCGTCGCCACCTCCTCGCGCTCGTCGACGCCGAAACCGCTGCGGTCAGGGTCCGGTCGGCCGGCGTCCCGGTCGCGGGCACCCTCGTCGACGGCCGCGTCCACCTGCTGGTCCGAGACGACAGCGGCGTCCTCCGGGCCTCGATCGACACCGACGACGCCGCCGTCCGCGAGTGGGCCGACGACGCCTTCGACCGCTACTGGACGGAGGCGACGCCGCTCGACCGCGACGACGTGAT